The following coding sequences lie in one Arachis stenosperma cultivar V10309 chromosome 5, arast.V10309.gnm1.PFL2, whole genome shotgun sequence genomic window:
- the LOC130982507 gene encoding uncharacterized GPI-anchored protein At3g06035-like, with protein sequence MRLFRFALLLSLTVSSTLFCIHPVQCDHGEEDELFLEINKYRASLNLTTLTKNENANCLANEMADQFKDQPCTNSTGANTVPGTEPQFPNYPQHLRKCHLNVSNTRDGSVMPACVPGLVPSLVLDNFTRSLYSGNLNDSKYTGIGIGSEDDWIVVVLTTNTSEGSFVPGTDDNSSANIISKFQFIYFIVLFLAASFFL encoded by the exons ATGAGGCTATTCCGCTTCGCTCTGCTTCTCTCCCTCACCGTTTCTTCCACTCTCTTCTGCATTCACCCTGTTCAATGCGACCACG GTGAGGAAGATGAGCTTTTTCTGGAAATCAACAAGTACCGGGCATCATTGAACTTGACAACTCTGACCAAGAATGAAAATGCCAATTGCTTGGCAAATGAAATGGCGGACCAATTTAAGGATCAACCCTGCACAAATAGCACAGGTGCTAATACAGTACCAGGGACAGAGCCTCAGTTCCCCAACTATCCACAACATCTAAGAAAATGCCACTTAAATGTTTCCAACACAAGGGATGGATCCGTAATGCCTGCTTGTGTGCCTGGCCTAGTCCCCAGCCTTGTCCTCGACAATTTCACTCGATCTCTCTACTCCGGCAATCTCAACGACTCAAAGTATACTGGAATAGGAATTGGCTCCGAAGATGACTGGATTGTTGTTGTACTCACAACTAACACTTCTGAAGGAAGCTTTGTTCCTGGGACAGATGACAACAGTAGTGCCAATATCATTTCTAAATTTCAATTCATTTACTTTATAGTGCTCTTTTTAGCTGCTAGCTTTTTCTTGTGA